In the genome of Aedes aegypti strain LVP_AGWG chromosome 2, AaegL5.0 Primary Assembly, whole genome shotgun sequence, the window GAAGCAAGCACCTCTTTATATATCACCCTTTATTGCCCATTTCCCACATTGACAGTCGCTCAggtatataaaatattatttcatcatAAAATCAAAATCCAAGTCGCACTAAGCTCTCGTGGATTCGCGCACGAAGGCCCAGATTTCCACCGTACAAAAGATCTTCCCAGTCGGCCACTCTCCGGTCAGATCAAGTCGATAACCGCTCGCATCAGCACACGATCTCCAGTTCAAAAGTTGAGCAGTGGCAATCAGGTGCAAGTGCAAACACTAATCAAGTTCAAGTGCAAGTCACATAAGAAAGGTGAGAAAGCTTTGAAAAGTGGAGATCGTTTGAACACTATTGAAGATCATCGGTTGTGTAATACCCATATGCTAGGATAGTGCTAGATCCGTTTTGGATGAAACGCTATTTCAACAGTTGCTCCATTTTATGGACAAGAAATTTGGATTAATTGTTCATGCTAGAGATAAGGCTACCAATTGATCTTATCTAATCGAGAGTAAATATTTGACTTTGGtttaattaaatatatttcGACCGGTGTTTTTGTTCCCACGAAGAAGATAGCACCAATACGATCAGAGTTCTGTATGGAGAAGATTGTAAGGCTTAGGGAACAATTAACATGTTGACATCCAGTTACTAAATGCGATAATTATCTGGcacaagatttttttgctgAGCATAGTTTCCCAAAATGATTGGCAATGATGACTGGCAAAAAGTACTGCGGTTCGTTGGTTAATTACACTGTAAGATATATAGATATATATCATATAATAATTTAATTGTCTTTAGCATATGCGGCTACTCTATTACAGGAGCATAGTTAAGCTTTTCCTTGACCTGATCAAAAATTTTTAACTAACAGGCTTACGttgaataaatgaataaattacaaattacaaattaAGGTATAGTGGAATAAATGATGAAATTAAACATACAAATACAAGGCTAGTAGTGACTTGTCACCTTTTTCGACCTGATCACTAAAACGTCTCTATTcacaacaaaaagtcactattttcgtggTCTGATAATAGTGAAATTTAATGCTgggtaaggggtcatgcacaaattatgtcacgcttcgagggggggaggggatcaagccaagcgtgacaagccttacaaaaatttcggacgactcatacaaaaaacgtgacgaaggtgggggagggggtcaaaaaagttgaaatttagcctgacgtaatttgtgtaccatccctaagcatgaaattgaaaatgatttatgaacttttaacaaattttatgaTTATGACTTTTAATACAAAAATTGCCCCAATTTGTAGAAATGATTTTCgctaaaagttttgatatcGAATTCAAGTTATACCTATGCTGTCGagtttaagcaaaaaaattctttaaaacttCATTAAATAATGATGTTTggctttttaaaaataaatactaacatcttatttgtttaatatttgaatataaagcctcaaatgttatCGATTTCCGACGAAAATAGCCCTGACGTAAAGTTTCATTTTAACACTTTACTGAACGAATACAAAGTTTTGCTTGATTTATCAAcagaatttatattattttgtttagtatgttgtggacACGATACTACCAAAGTTACCTGCATTGTCCGTTTACGGTACTTCTAATTAGTAAAATTCACATTTGTTCTTCTCTTCTTCATGTGGCATCGGcctaagatttttattttacttggaAATCAACGTGTACGTGCAAATACCCGTCGGGTAGGTACATATTGCAAAAGTCACAGGAAAAAACCGGCGCGAATATTCAGATCGCGTTTTTCTTTTCTGTTTGTCTACCTACACATTCTTAGTACGTATATGAACGCATAAAGTGCTACGTGCAAAATGACTGTCGTGCAAAATGACTGTCGTGCAAATTGACATATGATCGTTTTCCCCCTTTCTCTTCTCTCTTTCAAGATCATTGGCAATCATCAGCAGTAAGACATAGCAGAGCAATGAGTTTCCTCAGTGCATGCAGTTTGGCACGTATTTATGCCGTCAGTGGCCGTCAGCTGAGAACCGGTTTCATTGCACGTGCTCAACAGCAGCAGACGGCAGCGTGCTCCTCATCCAGTTCGGTGCAACCGAAGGAAccgccgaagacgccaaccaGTCCCACGCAGGACATCAACGTCAGCTCGCGAACCCATCGTCCAAATGACTTCGAGAAACGACTTCTAGTATTCACCAAGAAATACAAAACCACCGATGAAATCCCACAGTACATCAAGTGAGTGCCGTTTGCAAATTGTAACACATGCACATTTATGGAATAGGAccgttttaaaattattttcgaTACAAAATCCAAGTCGAACAAAAACGTACTTGCTTATTGCTTTTCATCAAGAATGGTATCTGTGAATACTGAATAAGTTTTAAAAAGTTAATAAGATTTAGAGTGCTACAAGTGGATACCGGTATtctgttgaaaaataaatgaaacataaGATCTTCATTTttgaataccgtaatccggggtaacattgattgaaatgacCTTCCTCGTGAAAAGTTTCGCATCAACATTTATCGATGGAATGTTTTAACGCAGCTaataaaatttgagatttgtgcgtaaattgagtttcaAGTCTAAACAATGATGGATACAAAAATCTATGTCACACATGAGTTCtacaaacgatatgagcaagaaaaATTGCCATAGTTACTCAAAAAGACGGCTTCGCCGAAAACGATTGTCGATGCTAATACTTTCAAAtgtattttcgttaattttttagcaaaattaacaaattttctATTGATATTGCAAATCACTCTCAATTGCCTACCTTTAAGCGTATTTcacaattcaaggtgttttgaaaaatctcaaaaagtaATTTACTTGTAAGAGTTTACTCTTCATATTCGGCAACAAAGTccataattttaataaatttttttttatttcttcactAGTATCATTTCAAGtataacattcatttcttatatctaggtgttctgtgttaatagacaacactatcatcctaatttggtaaaacaaatttaagattttattaacattttgttaacaacatattacatttcatttgccgtagcagtttagatttttacaggtgagttgatttcacctgcttataagagaaacaaaaacacgttttcaatttacttaacctaacttaacctaaacatataacgcattaatcgtggcaatataagattgtaacgatttttgcctgtaattattaattattttatttcacatttgttccaatgtttcaacattggatattctatgtaactcattggtactatgtcagggaggaagcttcagaatcattctcaaaattttattttgaattctctgcagagctttcttcctggtattacaacagctcgtccatattagtacagcctacaacatggctggcctgaaaatttgtttgaatatcaaaagcttgttcttaagacaaggtattgattttctattgataaggggatagagacattttacatttttattacatttggcgtgaatgtcctcaatgtgatttttgaaagttatattcttatctagcatgagccctagatacataacttcatctgaccaatttaatggaacccctctcatcgcgacaacatgtctacttgaactGAAACCttaaaagagcttttggttaatgtgggaatattattagatgagttttggaagcattagtggcaatcttccatttttgcaagtatgaagaaaaaatatccaaactttttgcaatcgactacagaagacacgcagacttcgtcctttggcggagaggccagtgtcatccgcaaaaaaagttttttgacatccctgaggtaactcaggtaaatcagatgtgaaaatattgtataatattggtcccaaaatgctaccgtgaggaacaccagctcttacaggaaatctttcagaccCGGAGTTCTGATAACTgaactgaagtgtacgattgaccagataactttgaattattctaacaatgtatgttggaaaattaaagttttttttttaattttacgatcaaaccttcatgccaaacactattGAATGCTTTTTTTATGTCTATAAGAGCAATACCAGTAGAATAGTCTTCAGATTGTTGGAACGGAtccaatttgttacacgtaaaagttgatgagtggtcgaatgtccatggcggaatccgaactgttcattggcaaaaatttaaatttcgtttcattctgttcaaaatgaccttttcaaaaagtttactgatggaggaaagcaaactgattggacgatagctagaagctgctgcaggatttttatttgatttttaaattggtacaacctaagcatttttccatttgtcaggaaaatatgctaattgaaaactgtgggcttcgtggccttgcggttagcggtgtcagtcgtttaggcatattgtaccacgaagcgtgggttcgattcccgctccagtcggtggaaacttttcgtcaaacgaaaattcatcactgggccaATGGGTGTTcagtgttgtccgttgcctaatgttcgtgattgttcagtctgtgcagcctttggctgaaaacggtttaaattgtgttgtttttaaaacactttgtgaaacatatcagctaaaaatgataagctactttcgggAAGTTTCacgatgaggatgtagaaaattccatcaccgccaggagttttcatatttttgaattttttaataatagttctcacttctcccaaatcagtatcccaggaattttcgaaaactttctcttgattgagaatattttcgaactcttgagtaacttgattttcaattgaactagtaagtcctaagtGAAAATtttgcgcgctttcaaactgcatagcaagtttttgagcttttttgcaattggttagtaataatttgttttcctctttcaatgccggtattggcttctgaggttttttaaaaatgttagttaatttccaaaagggaGAGTCAggatccaattgagaaattttattttcaaattttttatatcCTAATCGTGAAAAAcgtgttttgatttctttctgcaaatcctgccatataattttcatagcagggtCGCGAGTGCGTCGAAATTgccgaaaaaacgtttttaagacggatcaagagtttaagatcattgtctataatcacggattgaaattttacttcacattttggaattgcaatgctcctggcttcaacaatggaatttgttaaagtttcaaaagcattgccaatatcaagtttaatttgtaaagaaatgttaacatcaagattagattcaatatatgtttcatatatattccagtcggctcgaaaataattgaaagtggagctgataggattgagaattgcttcatgggatatttgaaacgtaatagggacatgatcagaatcaaaatcagcatgagtaactaattggctacagaGATGACTAGAGTTGGtttagaccaaatcaatcgtagaaggatttctagaagagtaaAAACATATAGGGTTATCAGGGTATTgatttgagaaatatcctgtagagcactcatcaaataaaattctgccgtaggaattactttgagaattattccatgaccgatgtttggcattaaagtcaccaatgacaaaacattttgacttattgcgagtcaattttcgcaagtcagtttggagcaaattaatttgctatccagagcattgaaagggCAAAtcggcagctatgaaagtatatttaacaagctgtatttcaacagaagcacctaaagtttcaaaaactttagttttaaatgacgaaaacagttgatgttttattcgcctatgaatgatgattgcaacttccCTACATGCcctatcaagtcgatcattacaataaacaaaaaagttagtttggatccaagttttaaataagtttcagtaataactgctatatgcacgttattagctgtaagaaaattaaacagctcgtcctctttagcATTCAatgaacgagcattccaatttaaaatatttaaattattattgattggatccattagagaaacgtaatccaataacaatttgattagtaaattttacactaacttggactgcttcagtcatagtggtggctttgaacattgcatcaatcattagattcacgtgcttattctgcgcggcgtgtgagtcgagacgagtcgctctcaccgcgagtgacgtgagacgactaatgttaatcaaatgggagcgaatcgacaattgtcacctcattcgactcgtgtcacctcacacgccgcgcagaaggcacgtcaattgttcagttagaaaattaaaatcattcgtcatcgttagaattttcggtacaCGAATAGACGGAGTAGCaatttcctgtggcggcagggtattttccatttgattcgaaacaattagaacgggtactcgtagtatgaaaaggggaggagttcaaattacctgcaacgatatcggcaaaggattttccttgggtagatacattcgaaattaagagattcgaacggctacccgacggattaaaattagtttgtgaatgaacatgattataatcttcctgatgggtatgattcttgatcaagcgatcgataactgaaaaatgaccattgttcgatactctatcagggaaattccggaaacgatcgttatcgtaacggacattactgttcatctgcctggcacgagcctcgacgactcgcctacgcaaagggcaaactcaaaatttgacttatgattgcccccgcatttggcgcatatgaacttatcggtatcttccttcactggacagacgtccttggcgtgagaaaaacctccgcaaatcatgcattttgcatcgatgcggcaattttttgtaccatgaccccacttttggcaccgacgtcACTGAGTGGGgctctggtaatttcctccaggtttctggaaatgttcccacgtcacacggacatcgaacaaaagttttgctttttctaaagctttaatattatttagttctttttttgttaaagtgaaaaataatattcttgagaaagccctttccgaacaatgccagattgggttctctttttcataatgattacttggactggggaaaatccaattCAATCATTTATACCACTTtttatctcttcaggtgacttatagtcacttgagagacctttcaagacgactttgaacaaacgttcaattttgtcgtcataagtaaaaaacttgtgcttcttctcttcaagatgcttgagaagaagttcgcgatctttaagagtttccggcaaaacgcgacagtcttctttctttgcgatttggatgGAAACCTttattcccctaatggagttcaagatctgctgcctaaatcccccaaattcagaacaactgaccacgacaggcgacactctttgcttcctcacatgaatgaaagagcctgggctagagactgcttcgttTCGGTGTTcggaactgattgctcatttcgatgcaattatcaacattattcatttctcccttggaagaaagttcgcattccggagaaacgtcctttcttccattcttaccacgtttagtgacagttttaaatcccacttttttggaaagaagttgtgaattcagagattcgcccttccttttgtttgtagttgcaaccatgtttagtgaataaacgaaagaagacgagacctcctaagaggtttttcccaagacggtgtccaagaaggattaccaccgctagctttcgccaatgcactatggtccaggaatcagttttacgcggaaagatgcattttgagctttagaatgaaacattagacaaaaatggtcttctacaaagttgtttgtattagttaagccctttgtttggtgttattgaaaattagggtggaccacactttcatagaaattgtgtaactaactttcttatttgtagaaattatattatacatgcttcagcaaagttgttgaccattcaatttcaagcaactttgctaaaaaaagtttttttgtatctcttaaattgaccgatttagagcttttttcctacggtaacatagggtggtccgaacaaaactggttttctggctctagagttttcaattcaaatttctcatcaaagtagtctatgaaacacttttagagctttaaaaaatgcgtaatttggtgagtgaagaaactcgctatctccttccgtttaggagttattgttgtttttctctcaaaaacatgcctactttgattgtgaatatctctgattggggcaaacataaaaaatatcttttgacggcattcaaaagacaaaaacaaattgtatattatatcaaaaaattacagatgtgttatttttgtaactctaataaaatgccttgaaaaacaaaggattttaagtagaaaaactttaataacttttgaaccaaaatagatatcatcaatatttttgcatgaaaatgtgtgttttgttaagttttaaaagtcgttcatagacgactttgacgagaaaataatattaaaaaaactagagttgaaaaacttttttttgttggaccaccctgcgatgattaggaaaaaatgctctagattggtcaaattttgagctacagaaaaactttttttggcaaagttgatcaaaatttcaagttctaccgctttgcctaagagcatataccagtatttttgcaaataaaaaagttgattatatgatatgtgtgatattgtggaccaccctagtttcaaatgacacaatatgtaagcttacatttttagaaacaattttgtagaagaccatttttgtttaaaatttcattttcatgctcaaaatgcaaaataataaagaaatacatactatgaaaatcttcaaaaaagttttagagccctatgtttcttattttagattt includes:
- the LOC5574348 gene encoding UPF0389 protein CG9231 codes for the protein MSFLSACSLARIYAVSGRQLRTGFIARAQQQQTAACSSSSSVQPKEPPKTPTSPTQDINVSSRTHRPNDFEKRLLVFTKKYKTTDEIPQYINQDVMERCRNQVRIKIANYMMLATAIGCIIMIISGKKAQERGDSVQKMNLDWHKEYNDKARKEVAEATKN